Within Verrucomicrobiia bacterium, the genomic segment GGCGCAACAGGCGCGCGGCCAGTTGGAGGATGCGGTGCAGAGCCCGCTGGTGCTTTCCTCCGCCGCCCTGCAGAGCACCGAGAAAAACCCAGGTCAACCGAAGTCCGCCCCTTTGAAATGAGCCGCAAACAAATCATTTCCGGAATCGCGGTGGTCGTTGCCGGAGCAGCTCTTTACGTGTTGCTCAAGGTCGTCCACTCCTCTTCGTCTGAGGAATCCGAGCCGGCGCCGCCGCCGCTAGTCACCGTTCAGACAGGGCAACTCAAGCGGACCACGTTGCATGGTTATGTCGAGGGCTTCGGGTTGGTCGCCCCCGCCCCCGCTGGCAATGGCCAGCCTGCGGCTTCAGCGCATATCGCGTCCCCTGTGGCCGGGGTGATAGCTGAGACCCACGTGGCCGAGGGCCAGCGCGTCGAAAAGGGGGCGCTCCTTTTTACCCTGGATACGCGCACCGTCCAGGTTGCCGTGGAGCGCGCACGCAAGGCCGTTGATTTTGCCAGCCAGGCCGCGGAGCGGCAGAAAACCCTGTTTGACTCTCATAATACCTCTGCAAAAAGCTTGCAGGATGCTGAAGCGCTGTTGGCTGCAGCCAAAGCCGATTTGGCAGCCGCAGAGACTCAACTGGCTTTGCTCCACATCCAGGCGCCGCTGGCCGGCACGGTCACGCATGTGTACGTGCGGCCAGGCGAGGCCGTGGACCTCAATATGGCTGTGGCCGACCTGGTGGACCTGAGCCGCTTAGTCATTGCATCCAGCATTCCCGTCTATGAAGCCAGCGAGTTAAAAACAGGACAGACGGTGGATTTACTCACTCAACCGCCTTTGAAGGCCTCGGTTTCCTATGTCAGCCCGGCGGTGGATGCCACCAACGCGACGGTGATGGTGCGGATTGCTTTGCCCGAAACGGGCCAGATGCGCTCTGGAGAATTCGTCCGGTTCCGCGTCCTAACGGCGGAGCACGTGGATTGCCTGGCAGCACCCGCCGAGAGTGTGGTAAGCGGAACCAATGGCCAAAGTGTTATTGCCCTGGTAAGCGATAGTGAGGCGACGCAGGCCCCGGTCAAGACCGGTTTGCGCGAAGACGGTTGGGTGGAGGTGCAAGCCCCTGGCCTTCAGCCGGGCCAAACGGTGGTGACCGTCGGGGCCTACGGGCTGCCGGCCAAGGCAAAGATTCGGGTGGCGAATCCTTGAGAGAGTTTTGAACATGGAAATTGCTGCATCCTTCTTGTCTTTCTGGAGAGTGGCTTGGAGACTGCCATGAACTCCAATAGGACCTCGCCGCTGGGCCGGTTTGCCACTCGAAATGCGCTTTCCATTACCTTCATTGCGGCCGTCCTCTGCCTGGGGGGGCTTTATTCAGCCCTGAATACCCCCTCGTCGGTTTTTCCTCAGACGAATTTCCCGCGAGTGTTCATTATGGTCGATAACGGCATCATGCCGGCTGACGAGATGATGGCCACCATCACCCGGCCAATCGAGGAGGCAATGAAGGAAATCCCCGGCGCCGTGACGGTGCGCTCGGCTACCGC encodes:
- a CDS encoding efflux RND transporter periplasmic adaptor subunit; the encoded protein is MSRKQIISGIAVVVAGAALYVLLKVVHSSSSEESEPAPPPLVTVQTGQLKRTTLHGYVEGFGLVAPAPAGNGQPAASAHIASPVAGVIAETHVAEGQRVEKGALLFTLDTRTVQVAVERARKAVDFASQAAERQKTLFDSHNTSAKSLQDAEALLAAAKADLAAAETQLALLHIQAPLAGTVTHVYVRPGEAVDLNMAVADLVDLSRLVIASSIPVYEASELKTGQTVDLLTQPPLKASVSYVSPAVDATNATVMVRIALPETGQMRSGEFVRFRVLTAEHVDCLAAPAESVVSGTNGQSVIALVSDSEATQAPVKTGLREDGWVEVQAPGLQPGQTVVTVGAYGLPAKAKIRVANP